One genomic window of Candidatus Nitrospira inopinata includes the following:
- a CDS encoding nucleotidyltransferase family protein: MLDLEPEHLEVIQRLLAVRLPAREVRAFGSRVRGRAKPTADLDLAVMGAEPIPDLVQAELRADFEESDLPFRVDLLAWQDAPAGLREIIAREGVAVQTDPAR; the protein is encoded by the coding sequence ATGCTTGACCTTGAGCCCGAACATCTGGAAGTGATTCAACGGCTGCTCGCCGTACGGCTGCCGGCGCGGGAAGTGCGCGCGTTCGGCTCCCGGGTGCGAGGTCGGGCCAAGCCAACGGCCGATCTCGACCTGGCCGTGATGGGAGCGGAGCCGATTCCCGATCTGGTTCAAGCGGAGCTGCGGGCCGACTTTGAGGAGAGCGATCTTCCATTTCGTGTAGACCTTCTGGCATGGCAAGATGCGCCGGCCGGCTTACGAGAGATCATCGCGCGTGAAGGCGTAGCAGTGCAGACGGATCCCGCGAGGTGA
- a CDS encoding nucleotidyltransferase substrate binding protein, whose translation MKLDLSSFERALAALDRGLVRAAGAPGDEELRDACIQRFEFTFELAWKMLKRRLESDLPNPQEVDTMSYRGLIRTGAEQGLIDNVSAWFVYRDKRNLTSHTYDAAKAQEVFGVLADFARDARTLLQRLTQRGASDA comes from the coding sequence ATGAAACTGGATCTCAGCTCCTTCGAGCGGGCGCTGGCAGCTCTTGATCGAGGACTTGTTCGAGCGGCCGGCGCGCCGGGCGACGAAGAGCTGCGCGATGCCTGCATTCAGCGGTTCGAGTTCACCTTCGAGCTGGCGTGGAAGATGCTCAAGCGCCGGCTGGAGTCGGACTTGCCCAATCCCCAGGAAGTGGACACCATGAGCTATCGCGGATTGATCCGCACGGGAGCCGAACAGGGCCTGATCGACAACGTGTCGGCCTGGTTCGTGTACCGGGACAAGCGAAACCTCACCTCCCACACCTACGACGCGGCCAAGGCTCAGGAGGTGTTTGGCGTCCTAGCCGACTTTGCCCGCGATGCCCGCACCCTCCTTCAACGGCTCACGCAGCGGGGGGCTTCCGATGCTTGA
- the cmr6 gene encoding type III-B CRISPR module RAMP protein Cmr6, translated as MPIAAVPAYLGNDFNDASPALRFGMYLKLWGINRRTKALLWTTHDVDHEVRGQDRREREVRCENKTDALKQSSRLTERDKAANTSLVSRQFCGAAFLPPARLLRLDATATAPFTTGLGNEHPLENGFAFLNPYGLPYLPGSGVKGVLRQAAQELANGQWDSSQGWSADPYWKMNVGTAKDPRWLELSMLDVLFGRETPAGDPDHVRGALSFWDVIPQIAGDSLMVEIMTPHQSHYYQKKAQAGSTTPHDSGQPNPICFLTVPPGSRFTFHVVCDEQHLKRLTSNKKEKAPDLLAEGETHWKKLLESAFQHAFQWLGFGAKTAVGYGAMQAVESAASTPTLAQQGTTPATAPQPKSATPSVQSKEEQWTNVMLTYSKGGGGMITVSGSAGKAEARGAQAQSILKSLTPEQAKRLEKKGSLTNLTVLVEIEGNLRTVKAVVPEASTH; from the coding sequence ATGCCAATCGCCGCGGTGCCCGCGTATCTGGGAAATGATTTCAACGACGCCTCGCCGGCCTTGCGGTTTGGCATGTACCTCAAGCTGTGGGGGATCAATCGTCGCACGAAAGCTCTGCTATGGACCACGCACGATGTTGACCATGAAGTGCGCGGGCAAGACAGGCGAGAACGAGAAGTCCGCTGTGAAAATAAGACTGATGCGTTGAAGCAGTCCTCGCGATTGACGGAAAGGGACAAGGCAGCCAACACATCGCTGGTGTCGCGTCAATTCTGCGGTGCTGCTTTTCTGCCTCCTGCGAGACTGCTGCGCCTGGATGCCACCGCTACGGCCCCCTTCACCACCGGCCTCGGCAACGAACATCCGCTCGAAAACGGCTTTGCGTTTCTCAATCCCTATGGGCTCCCCTATCTGCCCGGCAGCGGCGTGAAAGGCGTGCTGCGCCAGGCGGCGCAGGAATTGGCCAATGGGCAGTGGGACAGCTCCCAGGGCTGGAGTGCTGATCCGTACTGGAAAATGAACGTGGGCACAGCGAAGGACCCGCGCTGGCTGGAACTCTCCATGCTCGACGTCTTGTTCGGGCGCGAAACACCGGCTGGTGATCCCGACCACGTCCGAGGCGCCCTCTCGTTTTGGGATGTGATCCCGCAGATTGCCGGCGACAGCCTCATGGTCGAGATCATGACGCCGCACCAGAGCCACTACTACCAAAAGAAGGCCCAGGCCGGCAGCACCACACCCCACGACTCAGGCCAGCCCAATCCCATCTGTTTTCTCACCGTCCCGCCGGGCTCGCGCTTCACCTTCCATGTGGTCTGCGACGAACAGCACCTGAAGCGGTTGACCAGCAACAAGAAGGAGAAGGCCCCCGATCTACTTGCAGAGGGTGAGACTCACTGGAAAAAGCTCCTCGAATCAGCCTTTCAGCACGCCTTCCAGTGGCTCGGCTTCGGCGCCAAGACGGCCGTGGGGTATGGGGCGATGCAAGCCGTCGAATCAGCCGCATCAACGCCGACCTTGGCCCAGCAAGGGACCACTCCCGCCACTGCGCCGCAGCCGAAATCCGCCACGCCCTCGGTTCAGTCCAAGGAAGAACAATGGACCAACGTTATGCTCACCTACAGCAAAGGCGGGGGTGGGATGATTACGGTATCCGGTTCGGCCGGCAAGGCCGAAGCCCGAGGCGCTCAGGCCCAGTCCATCCTGAAGAGTCTCACGCCCGAGCAGGCCAAGCGGTTGGAGAAAAAAGGGAGTTTGACGAACCTCACGGTGTTGGTCGAGATCGAAGGGAACCTGCGGACAGTGAAGGCTGTGGTACCGGAGGCCTCGACACATTAA
- the cmr5 gene encoding type III-B CRISPR module-associated protein Cmr5, giving the protein MATVAGTKQTIRLTLEQQRAQDAWNGAAGYTKEHANVAKSLPALIMNSGLMQVLAFCHEKGDVYEVVAQQLRTWLNKRFNGVERDPGFDVFMQGLMNAAPRDYQAITAEAFAWLKWLRQMASARVN; this is encoded by the coding sequence ATGGCCACGGTGGCTGGAACGAAACAGACGATCCGACTCACCCTCGAGCAACAGCGCGCGCAGGATGCGTGGAACGGCGCAGCAGGCTATACGAAGGAACATGCCAATGTGGCCAAGAGCCTACCGGCCCTTATCATGAACAGCGGGTTGATGCAGGTGTTGGCCTTCTGCCACGAAAAGGGGGATGTCTACGAAGTGGTTGCACAACAACTTCGCACGTGGCTGAACAAGCGATTCAACGGTGTGGAGCGCGACCCCGGATTCGACGTCTTCATGCAAGGACTGATGAACGCCGCTCCCCGTGACTATCAGGCCATCACCGCCGAAGCCTTCGCCTGGCTCAAGTGGCTCAGGCAAATGGCCTCGGCACGCGTCAATTAA
- the cmr4 gene encoding type III-B CRISPR module RAMP protein Cmr4 — translation MFEQRAILFLYAVSPVHMGAGQAIGVIDNPIQRERHTGHPCFAGSGIKGAVRHGFEAIGGDPSMINALFGPESGSNDLYAGAVSFGDAQVVAFPVRSLKGGYVYATCPQALARAQRLMEAAGISATWQALPPLNEGECLVANPALLSQRKINGQQTDVLHLEAFEYMAKEKDNQALKTIAADLAQKAIPDGNGYGFFREKLKTDLVVLSDTDFAYFAQHATLVEPHVRIDDETGTAADGGLFYTENLPPESILIAPILASQVRNGRKKGDADFLDAAKVMPKVTTVIDGRLLQIGGDATTGRGLVVARIVDGKGNESGKEGN, via the coding sequence ATGTTTGAACAACGAGCCATCCTCTTTCTCTACGCTGTAAGCCCCGTCCACATGGGCGCGGGCCAAGCCATTGGCGTGATTGACAACCCCATCCAGCGCGAGCGACACACCGGGCATCCGTGCTTTGCCGGCAGTGGCATCAAGGGCGCGGTGCGGCACGGGTTCGAGGCGATTGGAGGCGATCCCAGTATGATCAACGCCCTGTTTGGGCCGGAATCGGGGAGCAACGACCTCTATGCCGGCGCCGTGAGCTTTGGCGACGCGCAGGTGGTCGCCTTTCCGGTCCGGAGCCTTAAAGGTGGCTATGTCTATGCCACCTGCCCCCAGGCCCTGGCCCGGGCACAGCGGCTCATGGAAGCCGCGGGCATCTCGGCGACGTGGCAGGCCCTCCCACCACTCAACGAAGGTGAGTGCCTCGTCGCCAATCCGGCGCTGCTCTCCCAGAGAAAGATCAATGGCCAGCAAACGGATGTCTTGCACCTCGAGGCCTTCGAGTACATGGCGAAGGAGAAAGACAACCAGGCCCTCAAGACCATCGCCGCCGACCTGGCGCAAAAGGCCATCCCCGACGGCAACGGCTACGGCTTCTTCCGCGAGAAGCTCAAGACCGATCTCGTGGTCCTGTCCGACACGGACTTCGCCTATTTCGCCCAGCATGCCACCCTTGTTGAGCCCCATGTGCGCATTGACGACGAGACCGGCACGGCCGCTGATGGCGGGCTCTTCTACACCGAAAACCTCCCGCCTGAGTCGATCTTGATCGCACCCATCCTCGCCAGCCAGGTGCGCAATGGCCGCAAGAAGGGCGACGCGGATTTCTTGGATGCCGCGAAGGTGATGCCGAAGGTCACCACCGTGATCGACGGGCGGCTTTTGCAAATCGGTGGCGACGCCACCACCGGCCGAGGGCTGGTGGTGGCCCGGATTGTGGATGGCAAGGGCAACGAGAGCGGCAAGGAGGGCAACTAG
- a CDS encoding type II toxin-antitoxin system Phd/YefM family antitoxin, with protein sequence MTYSLTMSKLVNLHEAKAHLSELLDRVEAGETVVICRRNKPVAELKPVPPSGLAEPRPIGLAKGTGRVLPSFFEPLDEELLALFEGRGAS encoded by the coding sequence GTGACCTATTCTCTGACCATGTCCAAACTCGTCAACCTCCATGAGGCGAAGGCCCATCTCTCCGAACTGCTCGATCGGGTTGAGGCGGGCGAAACCGTCGTGATCTGCCGCCGCAACAAGCCGGTGGCCGAGCTCAAGCCGGTGCCCCCTTCGGGCTTGGCCGAACCGCGTCCGATTGGGTTGGCCAAGGGTACGGGCCGAGTCTTGCCGTCGTTCTTCGAGCCACTCGACGAGGAGCTGCTCGCATTGTTCGAAGGCCGTGGCGCCTCGTGA
- a CDS encoding type II toxin-antitoxin system VapC family toxin — MRLLLDSCTFLWLIWDEPGLSHEARIQIADPRNEVYLSSISLWEILLKHQAGRLALSKPVDPERFYIEQREAHRIAALPLTEEAVAQIIKLPPLHRDPFDRMLICQAIAHGLVVCTPDRAIQQYPVRTLW, encoded by the coding sequence GTGAGGCTGCTCCTCGATAGTTGCACCTTCCTGTGGCTGATCTGGGACGAGCCGGGGTTGTCTCATGAGGCCCGCATCCAGATCGCCGATCCCCGCAACGAGGTGTACCTGAGTTCGATCTCTCTCTGGGAAATCCTGCTCAAACATCAGGCCGGCCGTTTGGCCCTGTCCAAGCCGGTTGATCCCGAGCGGTTCTACATCGAACAACGGGAAGCTCATCGCATCGCTGCATTGCCGTTGACCGAGGAAGCCGTAGCCCAGATCATCAAGCTGCCGCCCCTCCATCGAGACCCCTTCGACCGGATGTTGATCTGCCAAGCCATCGCTCACGGGCTGGTCGTGTGCACGCCGGACCGGGCGATTCAGCAATATCCCGTCAGAACCTTGTGGTGA
- a CDS encoding type III-B CRISPR module-associated Cmr3 family protein, with translation MVTTATRQALFIEPLDVLILRGNKLFGDPGSFGESLVPPWPSVATGAIRSALLAHKEVDLQAFANGQVSDPELGTPEQPGPFRLVQFRLARRFAKERIEPLFAPPADLVIRREGDGALDCVQLQPTELPAGIHSSATTKLHAVLPERERSKPVSGYWLTHEGWQAYLLGHDLNAKNQLVRTSDLWRLDTRVGVGLDATKRSAAEGKLFTVQAVAMRQRHHGNGHDYDVGFLAEVEGATIPHELILRFGGDGRAARAHLVSHVPSEPDPSELDLINQIVHARRCRLILTSPGIFPGGWLPTGATPTDTGETRFQLHGVRARLVCAAVPRAEVVSGWDLAKWQPKPAQRVAPTGSVYWLDQIEATAEQLRDLAAEGLWTNPPDDPARRAEGFNRFTWGLWP, from the coding sequence ATGGTGACCACGGCGACACGACAGGCACTGTTCATTGAGCCGCTGGACGTGCTGATCCTGCGGGGGAACAAGCTCTTTGGCGACCCGGGCAGTTTCGGTGAATCGCTGGTGCCCCCCTGGCCCTCCGTCGCGACAGGAGCCATTCGGTCGGCACTCCTCGCCCACAAGGAGGTGGACCTGCAGGCCTTTGCCAACGGGCAGGTGTCCGACCCAGAACTGGGCACGCCGGAGCAACCGGGTCCATTCCGCCTTGTACAGTTCCGCCTTGCCCGTCGGTTTGCCAAGGAACGTATCGAGCCGCTTTTTGCCCCGCCAGCCGATCTCGTGATCCGACGCGAGGGCGATGGGGCACTCGACTGTGTGCAGCTTCAGCCGACGGAATTGCCGGCTGGCATCCACTCCTCGGCCACCACCAAGCTGCACGCGGTGCTGCCAGAGCGGGAGCGATCGAAGCCGGTGAGTGGCTACTGGCTCACGCATGAGGGATGGCAGGCGTATCTCCTCGGCCACGATCTCAATGCGAAGAACCAGCTCGTTCGCACCAGCGACCTCTGGAGGCTCGACACCCGCGTCGGCGTGGGGCTGGATGCAACCAAACGCAGCGCGGCTGAGGGCAAACTCTTCACCGTGCAGGCCGTGGCGATGCGCCAACGGCATCATGGCAATGGGCACGACTACGACGTGGGGTTTCTGGCCGAGGTCGAGGGGGCGACGATTCCGCACGAATTGATTTTGCGCTTTGGCGGCGACGGGCGAGCAGCCCGCGCGCACTTAGTCTCCCATGTGCCAAGCGAGCCGGACCCAAGCGAGCTGGACCTGATCAACCAGATCGTCCACGCTCGCCGCTGCCGCCTCATCCTCACCAGCCCCGGCATCTTCCCCGGCGGGTGGCTCCCGACCGGTGCCACGCCAACCGATACGGGGGAGACCCGCTTCCAGCTCCACGGGGTCCGAGCCCGGCTCGTTTGCGCTGCAGTGCCACGAGCGGAAGTCGTCTCCGGCTGGGACCTTGCGAAGTGGCAACCAAAGCCGGCGCAGCGGGTCGCGCCGACTGGTTCGGTCTATTGGCTGGATCAGATCGAGGCCACGGCCGAACAACTTCGCGACCTGGCCGCAGAGGGACTCTGGACCAATCCGCCGGATGATCCCGCCCGGCGCGCCGAAGGCTTCAATCGGTTCACCTGGGGGCTGTGGCCATGA
- the cas10 gene encoding type III-B CRISPR-associated protein Cas10/Cmr2: MNNDLLWQTKLAARLHDPAEKALVLLRDPAGHEGGSIVEVGKALGFPTHLVQRRDGSTVEKLKLAKEMERIVEQADHWAAAADRAQFPKDTTERFVAWAQVRFADEGELVHPLSGERFEVRNIGQQILAEYIKAVSSDHFKRLIHTKPDGAPDYRLTALAFWRFGPELGKELQGIGHLWNLLPADTRTPDHTIWQHLDLTSALAGAMATGGRPALFTLSIGPVQDFIAAARSTSDLWAGSHFLSTLAWQAMKKVATSYGPDAILFPQLRGVPVVDLWLIEEGVRAGLFQQAAWNDTNTDYNPLFVAALPNKFVAIVPEQEAARLANQIRDHLRRWVLDEARAMLDRLLKGIGEQPRDQYCYRQLEEQLRDFPEVHWAVVPWLDEHGAKGALTAFCPPGEQPAFFNSQAWTILKNPIDPEQGWRFWEPNEGILYPVIHELGERTLASVKGARPFSQLMQRGYRDSLTGEYEWLTLDDLQLTERSPRRRTDTLWAKVANAKPSWAKTGEHLSAFGLIKRLWPERFIEIVKVSPWYTGLPTKPDLSRYVVSTHVMALAPLLERLMTEGPAYLHAQNLEDQENAREAYQWLEEQSRPLKRPALPRRLMRKEFREREWWDVATRLPALIEQERARVEDEQEEASIAKVVKKIETAISQPTERYYGLLLMDGDRLGAWLSGEPALTYEQVFHSNVATGLRSYNHPDLRQYLAAARPTSPARHMAISSALNGFALDLVRHVVEEECLGKVLYAGGDDVMAMVCVRDLLTAMALLRYSYSGGVSDGQHMPSLKTELDLKRGFVQLRGRLYQVMGTKATASCGAVIAHHQTPLAMVLRELRAAEQRAKQDGGRDAFSITVIKRSGGILSFTAKWGEPLDVLLALRNFLAEPAVSRRAVYNSLVWLKDLPPDASAEMLETLLAYQFRRQTSGDGTWTKHHGDTLCRQIAKLACDEKDRLDWLTRFMGVAEFLAREARMDVRESEPAEATAHQ, from the coding sequence ATGAACAACGACCTCCTCTGGCAAACCAAACTCGCCGCTCGTCTCCACGACCCCGCCGAGAAAGCCCTGGTCCTACTCCGTGACCCTGCCGGTCATGAGGGAGGTAGCATCGTGGAAGTCGGCAAGGCGCTCGGGTTCCCAACTCACCTGGTGCAACGCCGAGATGGCTCGACCGTAGAGAAACTGAAACTAGCCAAGGAGATGGAGCGGATTGTCGAGCAAGCCGATCACTGGGCGGCGGCGGCCGACCGGGCCCAGTTTCCGAAAGATACCACCGAGCGGTTTGTCGCATGGGCGCAAGTGCGGTTCGCCGATGAGGGCGAGCTGGTGCATCCGCTTTCGGGCGAACGCTTCGAGGTCCGGAACATCGGTCAGCAGATCCTGGCTGAGTACATCAAGGCGGTCAGTAGCGATCACTTCAAGCGCTTGATTCACACCAAGCCTGACGGCGCTCCCGATTATCGGCTGACTGCGCTGGCCTTTTGGCGATTCGGCCCAGAATTGGGGAAAGAACTTCAAGGCATCGGCCATCTGTGGAACCTGCTCCCAGCCGATACTCGCACGCCGGACCACACCATCTGGCAACACCTCGATCTCACATCGGCCCTGGCTGGAGCGATGGCCACCGGTGGTCGGCCGGCGTTGTTCACCCTCTCAATCGGGCCGGTCCAAGACTTCATCGCCGCAGCGCGTTCAACTTCAGACCTGTGGGCCGGCTCGCATTTCCTTTCGACGCTCGCCTGGCAGGCTATGAAGAAGGTCGCCACCTCCTATGGGCCCGACGCGATTCTCTTCCCCCAGCTTCGCGGAGTTCCGGTGGTGGATCTCTGGCTGATTGAGGAAGGCGTGCGGGCAGGTCTGTTCCAGCAAGCCGCCTGGAACGATACGAACACGGACTATAACCCGCTCTTTGTCGCAGCGCTCCCCAACAAGTTTGTGGCCATCGTCCCAGAGCAGGAAGCAGCCAGGCTTGCAAACCAAATCCGCGACCACCTACGCCGATGGGTCCTGGACGAAGCTCGTGCTATGCTCGACCGGCTGCTCAAGGGGATCGGCGAGCAGCCGCGGGACCAGTACTGCTATCGCCAGCTCGAAGAGCAGCTCCGTGATTTTCCAGAAGTCCATTGGGCTGTGGTGCCATGGCTCGACGAACATGGGGCGAAAGGGGCGCTGACGGCGTTTTGCCCGCCAGGTGAACAACCGGCGTTTTTCAACAGCCAAGCGTGGACGATCCTGAAGAACCCGATCGATCCCGAGCAAGGGTGGCGGTTTTGGGAGCCGAACGAGGGCATCCTGTACCCGGTCATTCACGAACTGGGGGAACGCACCTTGGCCTCCGTCAAAGGCGCACGCCCATTCTCCCAACTCATGCAACGCGGGTATCGCGATTCGCTGACCGGCGAGTACGAATGGCTCACGCTCGACGACCTTCAATTGACCGAACGGTCCCCACGTCGGCGGACCGACACGTTGTGGGCAAAGGTGGCAAACGCCAAGCCGTCTTGGGCCAAGACAGGAGAGCACCTGTCGGCCTTTGGCCTGATCAAGCGCCTGTGGCCGGAGCGATTCATCGAGATCGTCAAAGTCAGCCCATGGTATACCGGACTTCCCACCAAGCCCGATCTGAGCCGCTACGTCGTCTCAACCCACGTGATGGCCCTCGCTCCCTTGCTCGAACGGCTGATGACGGAAGGACCAGCGTACTTACACGCTCAGAACCTGGAGGACCAAGAGAACGCTCGTGAGGCCTACCAGTGGCTGGAAGAGCAAAGCCGGCCGCTTAAGCGTCCGGCGTTGCCGAGACGGCTCATGCGCAAGGAGTTCCGCGAGCGTGAGTGGTGGGATGTCGCCACACGCTTACCCGCTCTCATCGAACAGGAGCGAGCACGGGTTGAGGATGAACAGGAAGAAGCCTCGATCGCCAAGGTTGTGAAGAAGATCGAAACGGCCATTAGCCAGCCGACCGAGCGCTATTATGGTCTTCTCCTCATGGATGGAGATCGCCTTGGAGCGTGGCTCTCGGGCGAGCCGGCTCTGACCTACGAACAGGTGTTTCACTCAAACGTGGCCACGGGCCTGCGGAGCTACAACCATCCTGACTTGCGGCAATACCTGGCGGCTGCTCGACCCACCTCGCCGGCCCGCCACATGGCTATCTCGTCCGCTCTGAATGGGTTTGCACTCGATCTGGTGCGCCATGTGGTGGAAGAGGAGTGCCTTGGTAAAGTGCTCTATGCTGGCGGAGACGACGTGATGGCCATGGTCTGTGTCCGCGACCTCCTCACCGCCATGGCACTATTGCGATATTCCTACTCGGGAGGGGTATCCGACGGACAACACATGCCGAGCCTCAAGACAGAGTTGGACTTAAAACGCGGATTCGTCCAATTGCGAGGTCGCCTGTACCAAGTCATGGGTACGAAAGCCACGGCCTCCTGTGGTGCGGTGATCGCGCATCATCAGACCCCGCTGGCCATGGTGCTGCGCGAGCTGCGGGCGGCGGAGCAGCGGGCCAAGCAAGACGGTGGCCGCGATGCCTTCTCGATCACGGTGATTAAACGGTCGGGCGGAATCCTCTCCTTCACCGCCAAGTGGGGAGAACCGTTGGATGTGCTGCTCGCCTTGCGGAACTTCCTGGCAGAGCCGGCGGTGTCGCGCCGTGCGGTGTACAACAGCCTGGTGTGGCTGAAGGATCTGCCGCCCGATGCCTCAGCCGAGATGTTGGAGACCTTGCTGGCGTATCAGTTCCGGCGACAAACGTCCGGTGACGGGACATGGACCAAGCACCACGGCGACACGCTCTGCCGGCAGATTGCGAAGCTCGCGTGCGACGAGAAGGATCGGCTTGACTGGCTCACCCGCTTCATGGGCGTGGCGGAGTTCCTCGCGCGAGAGGCGCGGATGGATGTAAGGGAATCAGAGCCGGCCGAGGCAACGGCGCACCAATAA
- a CDS encoding RAMP superfamily CRISPR-associated protein: protein MMTRLDYTVQFLTPAFLGDAEQAGRWRTPPFKALLRQWWRVVYAADHHFNVDNVVVAEMRREEGLLFGNAWLENKFRKSLVRLRLDRWEPGNLKSWNGLEQSAVTHPEVQRTSYKVGPHAYLGYGPLDGRGGTKLNEKIKTVVNAGECATLSIALPNEHTPCIQRALWLMDRYGTVGGRSRNGWGSFALTPTNGTPKLNGQVPLRDWKACLDRDWPHAIGKDEKGPLIWQTQPHDDWKALMKTLAIIKIGLRTQFVFGSGGTGPDSRHWLSYPVTNHPVKSWENTARLPNSLRFKVRQTETGKLIGIIFHMPHLPPAAFQPNKGAIEEVWKNVHALLHELCKSSGRAYGMIADQTRQSKLKPELDKVSLVRIRE from the coding sequence ATGATGACGAGGCTCGACTACACCGTCCAATTCCTCACGCCGGCCTTCCTGGGCGACGCTGAACAGGCCGGCCGGTGGCGCACCCCGCCCTTCAAGGCGCTACTGCGGCAGTGGTGGCGGGTCGTGTATGCGGCCGATCATCACTTCAATGTAGACAATGTAGTCGTGGCAGAGATGCGCCGCGAGGAAGGGCTCTTGTTCGGCAATGCGTGGCTGGAGAACAAGTTCCGCAAGAGTCTGGTGCGACTGCGGTTGGACCGGTGGGAACCAGGCAACTTGAAGAGCTGGAACGGTCTGGAGCAATCCGCTGTCACACATCCCGAAGTGCAACGGACGAGCTACAAGGTCGGTCCCCACGCCTATCTCGGCTATGGTCCACTAGATGGACGAGGCGGCACCAAGCTCAATGAGAAAATCAAGACCGTCGTAAACGCCGGTGAGTGCGCCACCCTCTCCATCGCCCTGCCCAATGAACACACTCCGTGCATCCAACGCGCCCTCTGGCTCATGGACCGCTACGGCACGGTAGGGGGGCGCAGCCGCAACGGCTGGGGGTCGTTCGCACTGACGCCGACCAACGGGACGCCGAAGCTCAATGGGCAGGTTCCGCTGCGGGACTGGAAAGCCTGCCTCGACCGCGACTGGCCGCACGCCATTGGAAAAGATGAAAAGGGCCCGCTCATCTGGCAGACCCAACCGCACGACGACTGGAAGGCGCTGATGAAGACGCTGGCGATCATCAAGATCGGTCTGCGAACGCAGTTTGTGTTCGGGAGTGGCGGCACAGGCCCAGACTCACGTCACTGGTTGAGCTACCCCGTCACCAATCACCCCGTGAAGTCATGGGAGAACACAGCCCGCCTGCCGAACAGCCTGCGATTTAAGGTGCGTCAGACCGAAACTGGCAAGCTTATAGGCATCATCTTCCACATGCCGCACCTGCCGCCGGCGGCGTTCCAGCCGAATAAGGGTGCGATTGAGGAGGTATGGAAGAACGTGCATGCCTTGCTCCATGAGCTGTGCAAATCCAGCGGCCGTGCCTACGGCATGATTGCCGATCAGACCCGACAGAGCAAGTTGAAGCCTGAACTGGATAAAGTCTCGCTCGTGCGGATTAGGGAGTAG
- a CDS encoding type II toxin-antitoxin system HicB family antitoxin — protein sequence MSDYHLNIFYSEEDGGYIADIPDLESCSAFGRTPEEALAQVERAKAAWLEAARTAGKPIPAPRYRPAIYQASR from the coding sequence TTTTATAGCGAGGAGGACGGGGGCTACATCGCGGACATTCCGGATTTGGAATCGTGCTCCGCCTTCGGCCGCACACCGGAAGAGGCGCTAGCCCAGGTTGAGCGGGCTAAGGCAGCTTGGCTGGAGGCTGCGCGCACGGCAGGCAAGCCGATCCCTGCACCTCGCTACCGACCGGCGATCTATCAAGCCAGTCGATAG